The window AATCGTTGCCTCAGCGCTCCCGCGCTGTATACGAACCATATGCTTCCCCTCCTCCTTTATCGGTTCTTCAAGAAGGATATCTTCTTCAGCAATCGCAGAAAACCCTGCTTTGCTAATAGCGTCTACGATGTCCTTTGCATGCAGTTTTTTGAACAGTGCGCCCTTGTCGTTTGTCTTTGCAGTGATTTCTATTGATGCCTTTGCAATCTCGCCAAGCGCCTCTTTTAACAATGTGGTGCTTTTCTCTAGTGTTGCTGCCTCTTCCTGCTTCTTCTGTTCAAGGGTCTTAAGCGCATTCGGCGTTGCCTCTACCGCAAGATGCTTCGGCAACAAAAAATTACGCGCATAGCCGCTTTTAACCTCCTTTACATCGTTTTTGTGCCCAACGCCGGGGACTTCGTTTAAAAATATAACCTTCATATGTAATTATTCATTAATAATATGATTTATTTGTCCTGCAGTATGTTTATTGCTTTTTCAAGCTGCTCATCAACACCCTGTTCGTCATCCTCCTGTTCAACAACAATATCCGGATCAAGGCCATTGTCGGATATGGAGTGCCCATCCGGCGTCAGCCAACGGGCAATAGTCACCTTCAGCGCACTATCTTGATCAAACGGGATGAGTTCCTGCACTGACCCTTTCCCGAATGTTTTTGTGCCAACCAAGGTTGCTACACCATGATCCTGCAATGCCCCTGCAAGAATCTCTGAAGCCGACGCGGAGCCCTCGTTCACAAGAATTACTACCGATTTTCCTTCAAGCGTTTCATACCCCCGTGAACGA is drawn from Candidatus Niyogibacteria bacterium CG10_big_fil_rev_8_21_14_0_10_46_36 and contains these coding sequences:
- the rplI gene encoding 50S ribosomal protein L9, giving the protein MKVIFLNEVPGVGHKNDVKEVKSGYARNFLLPKHLAVEATPNALKTLEQKKQEEAATLEKSTTLLKEALGEIAKASIEITAKTNDKGALFKKLHAKDIVDAISKAGFSAIAEEDILLEEPIKEEGKHMVRIQRGSAEATITVTVVSAKE